TTGGTTGAGACTGTTGAACGGAAGGCGGCCTTGGAGACCGCACGAAAGGTGCGCTCTCTCTCGTCGAGACCCCATCAACCGGAGAGCCGGATGCGGGAAATCCGCCCGTCCGGTTCGGAGGGAGGGGTGACGCTCGTGTGTCATCCCTACCCCTATCCCATTACTCGGACGATTTCTCTGCTTTCGGTTCCGGAAGCAGAAAACTCAACCCCAGGCCGATCAAAAACATGCTCGTGCCCACGATGGCCGCGGCCGTGGCCACGTGCGCGGGCGATCGCCCGCCCAGCATCGGCGCGACGAGATTCGTGGTCACGAACGCGGCCGAGGTGCCGAGCATCCGTCCGCCCACATTGGTGGCAAAGCTGCCGCCGGTGCCGCGCAAGTGGAGCGGAAACACCTTCGGCAGGTATTCGCCAAAATAACTGAACTGCGCCACGGTCAGGAATCCGCAGATGGCCACGCCCCAATGAAAGAGCGCGGGCTGATCGCGGAACAGCCAGTAATAAGTTAGCGGCAGCACGATCAGTCCAGGAACTTGAAAGAGGCGCAGCAACATTCCTTTGCTGATGGCCAGCGCGAGGAGCGCGGCCAACGCGATTCGTCCCAGCAATCCGCCGATCTCCTGCCAGAGCTGGACGTCTTTGCCGCGCGTCTTCACGATGTTGTCGGGCCCCGCCTGTTTCTCTCGGTTCGCGCCCAATTGTCCGAGAATCTTTTCGCGCTCCAGCACGGCTTTCTTGGCTTCGGGAGCGGAAGCCGTGAGCTTGTCCAGTTCCCCGTCCAGCGCGGCGATTTGGTTCGTGAGGCCGGCGAGCGTGGTTTGCAGCGCGGCCTTTTGGGCCTCGGAAATGTCCGGCGTCTGGAGCGCCCGGCCGGTGGCTCGCAGTTCGCGGCGGGCTTTGCCGCGCTGGCCGGAAAGCTCTCGAAGCCCAGCCACTTCCGCGCAGGCCTGCTCGAAGCGAGGCTTGAGATCGTCGAATTGTTTGTTCAATTGCGCGGCTTCCGCCTGGAGCGGGCGAAGAATTTTCTGTGGCTCCGCCAGATCGGCGATGCCGGGCATGATCCGCGTCGGCGTGAGTTGCAGCGCTCCAAACGCGATCCCGTAAGCACAGGCGGAGAGGGCCGCTGTGACGAGCGTCGTGCGCCGCAGTTCCGGTGAGAAAAGCTCGGCGAAGCTGGACCGCCGCAACGTCCCGGCGCGGCGTTTCTCCTGCCAAACCCGGGACTCCGGCACAAACGGGAGCAGCAGCGCGATGGGAATCGCCGGCAGCAAACCCGTCATCAGCGTGTAGCGCCAGTCCGCGTGGGCGTCGAAAGGTTGCGGCAACGGCAAAGCCGGCAGCGTGGCCGCGTGTTTCAGAATCCAGCCATTGACCACCGTGACGAAGATTCCGCCCACCGACGCGAACGCCTGCGTCCAGCCGAGCACCTTTTCCCTGCGTCCCTTGTCCGGAAATAATTCAGCCAGCCACGTAATTGCGGCCACGAATTCCAGACACACACCGACGAACGTCGCGCAGCGGAAGAAGACAAACCAGCCCAGCGTCGTGGTGAAGGCCGCAGCCACCGGCGACAACGAGTAAATCGCAATGCTCACGGCCAGCATGGTCTTGCGTCCGATCCGGTCCGTGAGCCACCCGCCGATCAAGCCGAACACGCCCCCGCACAGCGCCGCGATCCAGAGCAGGCGGCCCACCCAATCCGTGACGAGCGGATTGTTGGCCGGCACCTGGAGAATCTCCGCGATGGCTGGCGCGGCGATCAGCGGCAGGAGCAGCAGTTCGTAGGTGTCGAACAGAAAACCAATGGCTGCGACGGTGAGGATGAGCCATTCGGTGAGGGTAAACGGTTTGGTCGGGGCGCCATCGGGATTCATGCGCGCAAATTGTGCAGCATCTGCTGCGCAAGATTCAACGGCGAAGTTGATCGAATGGGTGGCGAATCGCCACGGATTGCACGGATAACACGGATAACACAGCTTTTACATCCGTGAAATCCGTGGTCCAAGAATCTGCGCTCTTGGCCTACTTCTGAGCGCCTGCTGAAGCTGCGGTCGATTCAGCCTTCTGTCCCGGTTTGATTCCCAACGCGACCAAGCCGTCCAATTCGAGCGGCGGGTAGAGCATTTGCGGGAAGAGCTTCCGGATCGCGGGCATCGTCGTGGCTTGCGTTTCGTAGCTTGACTCACCCGTTTGCGCGCGGCCCACCAAGACGAAATGCAGGATGCGGCCTGCGGGAAGGTCCGGCGGCAGTGCGAGCTTCATTTGAACGGAGTTGGTTTTCGCGGGAATGACGCTGTCGCTGAGCGCCAATCCGCTGCCGCCGCCCAACACCGAGAGCGTGATCGGACCGTCGTACTCGCGGCGTGCGCACTCCACTTTCACGTCGAACGTGCCGCCCGCTGAGGCCTCGAACTTGTCCGTCTCCACGCTCAAGGCAAAGCCCGGCGGATGCGGCCGGATCTCCAGGCGATACTTGAAGTCTGGCCCGCCCTGTCGATTCAGCTCTTCCACGAGCAGACGGTAAGTGCCGGCCTCGTTGAAGCGGTTCGTGATCGCTCCTTCGTCTGCGCCCGTGACATTCGCCTCTGCCACCAGAGAATCGTCCGCCTTCCGCAGTTCCAGATAGAGATCGCACGGCGAGCCGAGGCTGCGGGTTCGCCCCGCGAAGACGAGGCGCTGTCCCTTTTGAACTTCAAATTCGTAAAAGTCGCGATCACGGTTCTGCGCGAAAGTGCCGGCAATGACGACCGGCGCGGAAATCGGCAGCGCCGTGGCCGGCGTGTCGTTCGGCTCCACTTCCGCGCGCTCAACCAGCGGGCTGAGGCTGGCTGGTCGGAAGCCCGGTTCGTTGATCGGCAGCAACCGGAGCGGGACTTGCGAAAAGTCGCCCACGCGCAGCCGGTAGCGATGCTTGCTCCCGCCCTGGTAACGAATGTCCCGAACTTCGATCACGCATTTTCCAGCCGCGGTGAAGCGATGCGTGACGCGCGCGTCGGCATAAGCTCCCGGATCATCGTCGCAATACGCCAGTTCCCGGCCGTTCGCATCGAGCAGGCGCACCACCGGGTCCAGCGCGCTCCCCAGGCGGTGCGCGACGATATCGACGTTAACGCGCTGTCCCGCCGCTGCGTCAAACTGGTAGTAATCAAAACCGAGTTCTTCCGCTGCGCCATCGACCGCGATCGGCAACGACAACAACTGCGCTCCTTGAACCGTCTTGTTCGTGCCGCATTTCGAGAGGGTGGAAAGATCGTCGATGGATACTAACAACAAATTGGAGATGCCGTTCGTGGTCGCCACACGGATGGCACCGATCCCACGCGGGACATCCTCGGAGACGGAAACGTCGCAGATCAGCCGCGAGCTGCTGCCGCTTGCGTCGCTCGCCGAGACGATCGCGGTGTGCGCGCGGAAACTTGTCCAAATCTCGGTTGCGCCGGCCAGGTTATCTCCCACGAGCGTCAACGCCGTGGTCTTGCCGGGCGCGA
This portion of the Verrucomicrobiota bacterium genome encodes:
- a CDS encoding MFS transporter, whose product is MNPDGAPTKPFTLTEWLILTVAAIGFLFDTYELLLLPLIAAPAIAEILQVPANNPLVTDWVGRLLWIAALCGGVFGLIGGWLTDRIGRKTMLAVSIAIYSLSPVAAAFTTTLGWFVFFRCATFVGVCLEFVAAITWLAELFPDKGRREKVLGWTQAFASVGGIFVTVVNGWILKHAATLPALPLPQPFDAHADWRYTLMTGLLPAIPIALLLPFVPESRVWQEKRRAGTLRRSSFAELFSPELRRTTLVTAALSACAYGIAFGALQLTPTRIMPGIADLAEPQKILRPLQAEAAQLNKQFDDLKPRFEQACAEVAGLRELSGQRGKARRELRATGRALQTPDISEAQKAALQTTLAGLTNQIAALDGELDKLTASAPEAKKAVLEREKILGQLGANREKQAGPDNIVKTRGKDVQLWQEIGGLLGRIALAALLALAISKGMLLRLFQVPGLIVLPLTYYWLFRDQPALFHWGVAICGFLTVAQFSYFGEYLPKVFPLHLRGTGGSFATNVGGRMLGTSAAFVTTNLVAPMLGGRSPAHVATAAAIVGTSMFLIGLGLSFLLPEPKAEKSSE